The DNA window TGGGCTGCACCGTGAACACGCCCCTGTAACCACTGGCCCCCGAGGCTCGGCCCCTGGCCTGTCCTGAGATCCCCAGTCCCCCTTCTGTCACTACATCCCCAGGCTGACGGCTGGAGGGTCCCCACCCCAATAAAGGACAGAGCTGTGTTACGGATGAAACACCGAGCTCCTCTGAGCCCATAGAAGCTTCTGGGATCCGGGTGGGCCGAGCACAGAGCTGCCTGAAGGTGGCCTCCCTGTGGGGATCCTGATGGCGTATTCCAAGCAGATGTTCTGCCTTTCGTCTTCCCTCTCCATCTTCCTCCGGGGTCATCCCCCGGCTGGAGTGTGGGCCCATGAAAGCAGGGGCCTCTTCTGTCTTGCTCACCACTGTATCCAGAGTCAGGAACTGGGGGCACCTAATTAATACACCCCTCATATGGATTTGTCAGGTGAGTGGCCAAGTGAAATGGCCCCCGATTTGCTCCCCTGTGGCCCGAGTCTTCCTGGGGTCAGTGACCTTTACGTCTCCAAGCCCTAACGTGGAGTCAGACCCCGGAGTCGGGGCAGCTGCGTGCAGGGCAGGAAGCACCGGGCTCCATAGCCAGACTGGCTCTCAGCGCTGACTCCACCATGAAATAGCACTGCAGTCTTGACCTCTGCTTACCCACCTGTGAAAGGGGGATATAGGGATACCTCCAACAGGTTAGCTGAGTGATTAAATGAAATGTGTATTGAAGGAAGGCTCCAATGTTCATTCACTCGGGTGccatccaaaacaaacaaacactatgGGCCTAATAGTTGCCTGAGCCAACCCTGGAACCTAAGGCACATCAGCCCTTGGAGTGATCTGGAAGGCCTGGACCTCGGTTTTCTGGGCTGAAGCAGGGAGGGGTCTCTCCGTGGCTGTGTGGAGGGTcggcacctccccacccccagcctggagCCTTTACTCCGATCTCTGGGGTGCCCACATGCTGGCCTCCTCATGTGCGAGGCTTTGGGAAGAAGAATCGCTCTTCTGGGGAATGTGTCCCTGTGCACCAGAAGCTCTGAAGTATCCGTCCACATTGACTCAGAAGTTCCAAGCTGGGAGGCCACCCCCAATAAATGAAAATGCACGAACAAGCATGTTTGTACCCCCAGATGTACGTACTGGATGTTTCTCAgtgcattattcataataggggggaaaaggggagcctgggtggctcagtcagttgagtgtccgacttcggctcaggtcacgatctcgcggttcgtgggttcgagcctcgcatcgggctctgtgctgatggctcagagcctggagcctgcttcggattctgtgtctccctctctctgcccctcctccgctcgtgcGTTGTCCCTCTcggtctcaaaaacaaataaacataaaacaaattttataataggaaaaaaaaagaaattcctaaatCGCCAACCATAGGGGAATGGTTAAATTATGGCTTGTATTTGTGGTAGAATAGGATACAACGGTTAAAATGGTACTTCAATGGACCTTTTATACAGGAGCGTAAAACCGCACGTTTAAACacgttctctctgcctctcacacacacgtacacactcacacagaaaaaagatttaaaagaaaaatatcgcAGCGTTGACTCCTAAAGTGGGGAGGCggactcttcatttttttctttatcctctcGACTGTTTCCCTAATGTTCTGTGCTGAGCATCATGACTTCACaatgagaagagggaggaagatttACAATCCAGGCTGGTGTGGAGGGCGTGGCCTGTAGATGGGGCGTGGCCTTTAGATGGGGCGTGGTTTCTGGAGGGCTGGTGTGAGCCCCGCTTGATTGCCAGCAGCCGTGGtgggctgcccccctcccccgcctcccccgctgCTGTGCGCCTTGACGCTTCCATCCGCGAAATGGGCATGAGGGTGTCTGCCTCCAGGCATGGCTGTCAATACTAACTTTTATAGGTGGAAATGGGCACTGCCAATGATAGCGAACGCAAGGAGAGCCCCGTGGGCCCCggctaactctctctctctccctctccgcagCTGCCCATGATGGGAGGCGCCTTCATGGACTCGCCCAACGAGGACTTCAGCACGGAGTACTCTCTCTTTAACTCCTCCACCAACGTCCATGCGGCGTCCAACGGCCAGGGCCAGCCGGAGGAGCCTCCGCGGTCCTCCAACGACGCGGTCTTACTCTGGATTGCCATCATAGCGACACTGGGGAACATCGTGGTGGTTGGGGTGGTGTATGCCTTCACCTTCTGAGCTTCAGGGTGCCCGCGGGCCCCAGGCCGGCTCACCCCGCGCGGCGCTCGCAGCAGGGCGAGGCTTTGCTCAGAGCGCTGTCGCCGTTGGCCTTGGGCTGTGCCCACGTTCTGGAGCCGGGAGTTCTGACCAGGGGCGCGGCACCAGGGTCAGCCACCGTGCGTCAGGAATTTCCCCAAGCGGCCCGATCGCCCACGTTCTATGCTGTGGTCCAGCTGATCCAGAAAACATGGGAGTGTGAgtttccagcccccccccccccccgggggcggGACGGGGCAGAGCCTTGGAGGAGCAAATTGGGGAATTCTTAAAACTGCATTCCAGGAACGTGAGACCCAAAGGAACAGCCAGTCAGGTTTGAAATACGGACATGGTCGATCACTGGCGGGCGGGAAGTAATC is part of the Neofelis nebulosa isolate mNeoNeb1 chromosome 7, mNeoNeb1.pri, whole genome shotgun sequence genome and encodes:
- the C7H14orf132 gene encoding uncharacterized protein C14orf132 homolog isoform X2, giving the protein MVTWPLLPMMGGAFMDSPNEDFSTEYSLFNSSTNVHAASNGQGQPEEPPRSSNDAVLLWIAIIATLGNIVVVGVVYAFTF
- the C7H14orf132 gene encoding uncharacterized protein C14orf132 homolog isoform X1, which gives rise to MDLSFMAAQLPMMGGAFMDSPNEDFSTEYSLFNSSTNVHAASNGQGQPEEPPRSSNDAVLLWIAIIATLGNIVVVGVVYAFTF